The nucleotide window GCACCTCCGTATTTCTATGCTACCACGCCTTGGAATAGGACATTTCTATTTTGCATATTTAGGACATTATCACTTTGCGGTTACAATTTATCCAATAAACTTTTATCCCATATCCCATAAATTAAAACCATTCAAACCAACTACCGCGGGCTAAAGACCCGCGTCTACCAAACCTGCCAAACCTGCCAAACCTGCCAAACCTGCCGAGCTGCCGAGCTGCCGAGCTGCCGAGCTGCCATCAGTACCCAGTGCTTATAGAAAAATAAAATTTCCATATATCATCTGTTTTGTCTATCCTCTTTGCCACTTCAAACTTCATCGGCATAAACTGGCGCTGCAGCACAAAAGTATCAATGGTAACCCCTACGCCTGCACCGCTTAAAATTTCTTTTTCATTTATGGCTTCCAGAACCCCTGTTTTCACCAATCCGGAATCAATAAATGCCTGTGTTTTAATATTTTTAACCATCCACCACTCTAACGGCCAAAGCTTAAAATTAAGGTTTTTAGCTACAGTCTGGCGGAGTTCCGCGGACACAAACCCTATCTTATCACCTGTAAATTCGCCATAGCCGGCGCCGCGCAGGGTGTTTATGCCTCCAAAGACAAAATACGGTTTATCATCGCCGTCTGTCATCCCGGCTACGGCACGCGCCGCAAACACGGTGTTCATACCGCTTATGAAATTAAGGTCAAAATACTTCCTGAATTCCGCCTGATACACACCGTAACTTCTTGTCCCGCCAAACATTTTTTCAGCGGCCTGTACATATAAAGAGAAATAATTGCCCGAAACCGGCCACATATCGCGCCACGATACCGTATCGTGTTCATAATACAGCGCCGCCACATTTATAATATCAAACCTGTCGCCGTCAAATTCATAGCCGCTGCTGTAATTTATTTCGGTATATCTGTCAGAGACCCGCTGTGATGAAAAATTTATTCCCACGCTGTCATATAAGGTAAGCGGGTATTTCATGTCAACAGTCGCGCCCGCCTGCGTACTGTCAAGGCGCGAGAAAAAATCACCTGTTTCAAAATCGTATAATTTATACGTGTTCTGATTGTAAAAGAAATAAAACGACAAATCAAACGGCAGCGCCATGTAAAGGTACTGCGTTTCAAACTGCGTGTAATACCCGGGCACTGCGTTTAACAGGACAGCAATATTGTGGTCGCCCAGCATATCCGATAACTGCAGATATCCGGCGCCTATTATGCCCGTATCCGTGCCGGCGCCAAGTATGGCAAATATCATATCCGGCGAGAATGCGGTGGTGTATTTTTTATTTTCAGAAATAAGCTCCGCTGCCCTGTTTTCAATTTCTTCCCTGAATTCAAGGTCGTCCTGCCCTGTTGTCTTGGGTTCCTGTACCGCCGCTGTTATTCCCGCAGTATCAGAAGAGTTTTCTTTTTTTAAGCCCGCTTCCCCGTAATAGGACAAAGGCAGGCCGGAAAAATCACTTTTAGCATTCCTTAGATATTTATAGACGTTATAACAGCCGTCTTCGTAATATGAATAAGCTATAAAATCACCGGAAACAGAAGGCGAGAAAACACCCCCCGAAACATTGCTCAACTGGCGGATTTCTTTGGTATCAATAATCATACTGTACAGGTTAAATATTCCGTTTTTATCAGAGACAAATATTATTTCTTTTTCCGCCGAAAATACCGGCGTTTCACAGTTACCCGCTTCTGCCGTGGTTAATAGCTGTTTTACCCCGCTTTTCAATTCATAATGACAAAGCATGTTTATTCCTTCGTGCTCTTCGGAAAAAACAAGCGCCGTTGCGTCCTGCGACCATGACACGCCGCTGTTTTCATAGACATTATCAGTTATTCTTAACAGCTTTCCTGTTTCAGGCTCATACAGATAAACATCCGAGAAACCGGACACCGTACCGCACAGCGCTATGTATCGCCCGTCAGGAGATATTGCAGGCGAACTTATTATATCAATCCCCTCTATTTCATACTCTTTAAGCGCGCCGTTTTCAACATTGCCTTCAAACAAAATCATTTTTCCGCGTTTTTTTCCGGCAAAATATAACAGCTTTCCGTCTTTTGCCCATGATATCGCATTGCCGTTGGTATCAAGACCTTCAAACTCCGCCATAAAAGGGCGCACTTTGCCCGTACCATCGTTTTTCATTATAAAGATTGTTTTAATTCCTTCTTTAGTGGAAACATACGCAATCCTGTTTCCGTCCGGTGAAAACGAAGGCGCAAGGTTATAAACAAGGTTCCTGTGGTCATTCTCTGTCAGCGCGGGGCCGTATTTTACCGCTTCATCACGGCCCTGTATCTGCGCCCAATATTTTTTCTTAAGATAAAAAGCCCACTCTTTTTCAAACTGACTGAAATCTTTTTTTAATATCTGCCTAAACACAGCCTCTGTGCTTAATTCGTCGGTATAAAATTTAAGAATTTTCTGTATGTTTTCCGCGCCGTATTTTGAAGCTATGTAATCAATGGCGCTCTGCGCCTCTTTATAAGCAAGATACACCTCTTCAAGGTGGGAAAACCCTTCCGCCTTATTCAGCGGCACCAGCCTGTCATTTATAACCGCGTCCCTTAAAACCATCTCTCCGCGCGTGTCAAAATCATCCGCGCAGTGTTCGGCCAACCCCTCCATTACCCACAGCGGCATAAACAAATCCTTATAAAGAGTCGCGTAAGAACGCATGCCTTCGCCGTATAATATATCAAATGATATTGCGTGCGTAATCTCGTGGGTTAATACCTCTTTGAAAGCTTTAAGCGAACCGTTTGCCGGCAGTACCACCCTGTTCTTATAAGCTTCCGTAAAACCGCCCGTTCCTTCGCCAAGGTATGAAAGCGTTATATTTGTTGTGCCAAAATCAATCGGGTTTTCATAGATAAACAGCGGGATTTTTTCTTTTGGGGTGTACCCAAGAATCTTGGTAATCTTTTCAAAAGCCTCTTCAGCGTAAATAACGCCAAACTTGGCAAGAAGTTCTTCGGATTTATAATAATAAATTTTAAAATGCGGGGTTTCAAAAATATGCCAATCCATATCCTTTGTGCGTATTTTATTGTACGCGGAAACGGACGACACGGCAAAAAACAATATCAAAAACACAGCGGCAATTTTCTTCATTCCTGCCCCTTAAACATAATTTTCTTTTAAATAACTATATTAATATAATTTTAGCATAAAATTATGTGTCAGGAGAAGAATTATGAAGAACCGGAGGGACAGAGGGACGGATGCACGGAGGCACGGAAGTAAAAACAAAAATAAACAAACATTGAAAATTCAAAATTCGAAAATTAGTTTAACACATACAGGGGTTGGGTGTGTTTTTTCAGTATGCGCCGCCTTAACATACTGCGTATGCGTCAGGGGCGATTTAATGCATCGCCGGCAAATCCGTATGTGCCGCGGGCTTACGGCTGCCAACGAATAAACATACCTTTGATTTCAAGTTTGTTTGGATGCAAACACACCGGTTTGCGGCGCGTACTGAAAAGATATACCCAA belongs to Candidatus Goldiibacteriota bacterium and includes:
- a CDS encoding PD40 domain-containing protein, whose protein sequence is MKKIAAVFLILFFAVSSVSAYNKIRTKDMDWHIFETPHFKIYYYKSEELLAKFGVIYAEEAFEKITKILGYTPKEKIPLFIYENPIDFGTTNITLSYLGEGTGGFTEAYKNRVVLPANGSLKAFKEVLTHEITHAISFDILYGEGMRSYATLYKDLFMPLWVMEGLAEHCADDFDTRGEMVLRDAVINDRLVPLNKAEGFSHLEEVYLAYKEAQSAIDYIASKYGAENIQKILKFYTDELSTEAVFRQILKKDFSQFEKEWAFYLKKKYWAQIQGRDEAVKYGPALTENDHRNLVYNLAPSFSPDGNRIAYVSTKEGIKTIFIMKNDGTGKVRPFMAEFEGLDTNGNAISWAKDGKLLYFAGKKRGKMILFEGNVENGALKEYEIEGIDIISSPAISPDGRYIALCGTVSGFSDVYLYEPETGKLLRITDNVYENSGVSWSQDATALVFSEEHEGINMLCHYELKSGVKQLLTTAEAGNCETPVFSAEKEIIFVSDKNGIFNLYSMIIDTKEIRQLSNVSGGVFSPSVSGDFIAYSYYEDGCYNVYKYLRNAKSDFSGLPLSYYGEAGLKKENSSDTAGITAAVQEPKTTGQDDLEFREEIENRAAELISENKKYTTAFSPDMIFAILGAGTDTGIIGAGYLQLSDMLGDHNIAVLLNAVPGYYTQFETQYLYMALPFDLSFYFFYNQNTYKLYDFETGDFFSRLDSTQAGATVDMKYPLTLYDSVGINFSSQRVSDRYTEINYSSGYEFDGDRFDIINVAALYYEHDTVSWRDMWPVSGNYFSLYVQAAEKMFGGTRSYGVYQAEFRKYFDLNFISGMNTVFAARAVAGMTDGDDKPYFVFGGINTLRGAGYGEFTGDKIGFVSAELRQTVAKNLNFKLWPLEWWMVKNIKTQAFIDSGLVKTGVLEAINEKEILSGAGVGVTIDTFVLQRQFMPMKFEVAKRIDKTDDIWKFYFSISTGY